The following proteins are encoded in a genomic region of Ornithinibacillus sp. 4-3:
- a CDS encoding MmgE/PrpD family protein, which translates to MTKKLAELIYMSDPSQSDKAMEEARLGILDFLASAFPGTTDPNLNIIWDTIVNSDAVEQTTVYGKKQKVGQLNAVLYNGYAGHALDFDDVHSGMGGHPSTVILPVLFSLAEVRKCSARDLLKAYIVGIEVAGKVGKALGNIYEHKGFHSTSVIGGIGAAAAGAYLLNLNIEEITNAIGLAATQASGLKIHFGSPTKPLHAGLAAQAGLMAVLLAEKGLKGSEEVFDGPISFFAAYGSGDSIPETAVQNWGEPWQILEPGLQYKPYPCCFATHVAADIILKWKKQNLFSNKDISKINITFPPDGDAALIVRNPKNGYDGRFSMEYVAAVAIIEGNLGVEFFKEQEIREDIKALMNKVERLYDENAESVSINKDARFTHVEIILNNQTTFAEKGFYPKGTRDIKGKFNSVISGNEKLKNIPNLVEEMNSVKDLEKLISLFREVK; encoded by the coding sequence TTGACAAAAAAATTAGCTGAATTAATTTATATGTCTGATCCTTCGCAGAGCGATAAAGCCATGGAAGAAGCACGACTGGGAATCCTTGATTTTTTAGCATCTGCCTTTCCAGGAACTACAGATCCTAACCTTAACATAATATGGGATACTATTGTGAACAGCGATGCTGTGGAACAAACAACAGTTTATGGAAAAAAACAGAAGGTGGGACAATTAAATGCTGTACTCTATAATGGCTATGCTGGACATGCCTTAGATTTCGATGATGTTCATAGTGGAATGGGCGGACATCCAAGTACAGTAATTTTACCTGTGTTATTCTCATTAGCTGAAGTCCGAAAGTGTAGTGCTAGGGATTTGTTGAAAGCATATATTGTCGGAATAGAAGTAGCTGGCAAAGTAGGGAAGGCCTTAGGAAACATATATGAACATAAAGGCTTTCATAGTACTTCAGTAATAGGTGGGATTGGTGCAGCGGCAGCGGGGGCATATTTATTAAATTTAAATATAGAAGAAATTACGAATGCTATAGGTTTAGCTGCAACCCAAGCGAGTGGTTTAAAAATTCATTTTGGCTCGCCAACTAAACCACTTCATGCTGGATTAGCTGCTCAGGCTGGACTGATGGCTGTATTATTAGCTGAAAAAGGATTAAAAGGATCAGAGGAAGTTTTTGATGGCCCTATAAGTTTCTTTGCCGCTTATGGCTCAGGAGATTCAATACCTGAAACAGCAGTACAGAATTGGGGAGAGCCATGGCAAATTCTAGAACCAGGATTACAATACAAGCCGTATCCTTGTTGTTTTGCAACCCATGTAGCAGCTGATATTATATTAAAATGGAAGAAGCAAAATTTATTTTCTAATAAAGACATTTCAAAGATAAATATCACATTTCCACCTGATGGAGATGCTGCATTGATTGTTAGAAATCCTAAGAATGGATACGATGGCAGGTTTAGTATGGAGTATGTAGCAGCAGTCGCCATTATAGAAGGAAACTTAGGAGTAGAATTTTTTAAAGAACAAGAAATTCGTGAAGATATAAAAGCATTAATGAATAAAGTAGAGCGTTTATATGATGAAAACGCTGAATCAGTATCAATAAATAAAGATGCAAGATTCACACATGTTGAAATTATACTAAACAACCAAACAACCTTTGCAGAAAAAGGATTTTATCCGAAAGGTACGCGAGATATTAAAGGGAAATTTAATAGTGTAATCAGTGGTAATGAAAAATTGAAAAATATTCCTAACTTAGTTGAGGAAATGAATTCAGTTAAAGACTTGGAAAAATTGATTTCTTTATTTCGAGAAGTAAAATAA
- a CDS encoding lyase family protein, with product MDTKNNGSKGEEISIYPRDRFFWFGEINKASTVMLREQDIISEELCAEIAKAVEQVIIDGEKPGAKRTFDYFELEQELIAYGGPEITKVHVGRSRVDMVDVTIPRLEQRDAILDSFEQFILMRKALLEFVKSNPNAIVPFYTQGVPAQPTTLGHYLGGYLEAFSRIADRYLELWERLNKSPFGVAAGGTSSFHLDRERLSELLGFDGVICNSFDAAHAAPLDIGIEVSNVVSTVASTVSMFMTDILLQYTYSKPWIIMDEGVYKQGADSVLKEGELTGTSSMMPQKRNPKALTRVRMLASTVKGSSVTFLMQSHNIIHGLVDYKLEIIDSYPYMPLNAVKLSTEMLELLKKAIGIFVFDEERALKEVTSDYTMITELAVELQKEYDVPFRISHHFASEIVTYGKEHQLVPLEIPYSIAQKLYSDTAKTFKFQIEDLPLSEQDFYSILKPETMVRNAAVLGGPQPSEVERMLGIEEEKILTDLGWLENKRSKLKEAEHKLRTEFENYL from the coding sequence ATGGATACCAAAAATAATGGTTCAAAAGGTGAAGAAATAAGTATTTACCCGAGGGACAGATTTTTCTGGTTTGGAGAAATAAATAAAGCTTCTACAGTAATGCTAAGAGAGCAAGATATTATTTCAGAGGAATTATGCGCGGAAATTGCGAAAGCTGTAGAACAAGTAATTATTGATGGAGAAAAGCCAGGTGCAAAACGCACATTTGATTATTTTGAGTTAGAGCAAGAATTAATCGCTTATGGTGGTCCAGAAATTACCAAAGTACATGTTGGTAGATCCAGAGTAGATATGGTTGATGTAACAATACCGAGATTAGAGCAACGAGATGCTATTCTAGATAGCTTTGAACAATTTATATTAATGAGAAAAGCGTTACTAGAATTTGTTAAATCAAATCCAAATGCGATTGTTCCTTTTTATACTCAGGGAGTACCTGCACAACCAACTACCTTAGGTCACTACTTAGGAGGTTATTTAGAAGCATTCAGTAGAATTGCTGATAGATATTTAGAACTTTGGGAGAGGTTAAATAAATCACCTTTTGGAGTGGCTGCGGGTGGAACTTCGAGCTTTCATTTAGATAGAGAGAGGCTTAGTGAACTACTAGGGTTTGATGGAGTGATTTGTAATTCATTTGATGCAGCACATGCAGCACCTTTAGATATAGGTATAGAGGTTAGTAATGTTGTTAGTACAGTAGCTTCGACTGTCAGTATGTTTATGACAGACATATTACTTCAATATACATATTCAAAACCATGGATAATCATGGATGAAGGAGTATATAAGCAAGGAGCAGATTCTGTACTGAAAGAAGGGGAGTTAACCGGTACTAGTAGCATGATGCCTCAAAAAAGAAACCCTAAAGCTTTAACAAGAGTTAGAATGCTTGCAAGTACTGTAAAGGGATCTTCAGTAACTTTTTTAATGCAATCTCATAATATTATCCATGGCTTAGTTGATTATAAACTTGAAATAATTGATTCGTATCCTTATATGCCTTTAAATGCCGTTAAATTGTCTACAGAAATGCTTGAACTACTCAAAAAAGCTATCGGGATTTTTGTCTTTGATGAAGAAAGAGCGTTAAAAGAAGTGACGAGTGATTATACAATGATTACAGAATTGGCTGTGGAGTTACAAAAGGAATATGATGTCCCATTTAGAATAAGTCACCATTTCGCGTCTGAAATTGTAACCTATGGCAAAGAACATCAACTTGTCCCATTAGAAATACCTTATTCTATTGCACAAAAATTATATAGTGATACGGCTAAAACCTTTAAATTTCAAATAGAAGATCTTCCATTATCAGAACAGGATTTCTACAGTATTTTAAAACCAGAAACCATGGTAAGAAATGCTGCGGTATTAGGTGGACCGCAACCATCTGAAGTTGAAAGAATGCTTGGAATTGAGGAAGAGAAAATACTGACTGATTTAGGTTGGCTAGAAAATAAACGCAGTAAATTAAAAGAAGCAGAGCATAAACTGAGAACGGAGTTTGAAAACTATCTGTAA
- the hutU gene encoding urocanate hydratase has product MSQSNKVEQYRGSKLNTKGWIQEAALRMLNNNLHPDVAENPDELVVYGGIGKAARNWECYDTIVKSLKELEDDETLLVQSGKPVAIFRSHKDAPKVLIANSNLVPSWANWDHFHELDKKGLMMYGQMTAGSWIYIGSQGIVQGTYESFAELANQHYNGSLQGTITVTAGLGGMGGAQPLAVTMAGGVCIAIEVDEKRIDRRIETRYCDVKTDSLEEAIRIAEEAKKEGKALSIGLLGNAADILPEMISIGFIPEVLTDQTSAHDPLNGYIPSKMSLEEAAALRENDPEAYVKLSKASMAQHVRAMLELQKLGAVTFDYGNNIRQVAKDEGVENAFDFPGFVPAYIRPQFCEGKGPFRWVALSGDPEDIYKLDEVILKEFSYNKHLCNWIRMAKEKIEFQGLPSRICWFGYGERARFGKIINDMVASGEISAPIVIGRDHLDSGSVASPNRETEAMKDGSDAVADWPILNALINSVGGASWVSVHHGGGVGMGYSIHAGMVIVADGTKDAEARLERVLTTDPGMGIVRHVDAGYEKAKETAREKGVKIPMLDE; this is encoded by the coding sequence ATGTCTCAATCAAATAAAGTGGAACAATACCGTGGTTCCAAACTAAACACAAAAGGGTGGATTCAGGAAGCGGCACTTCGCATGTTAAATAATAATTTACATCCAGATGTAGCAGAGAATCCAGATGAACTAGTAGTATATGGTGGTATTGGTAAAGCGGCAAGAAACTGGGAATGCTATGATACGATTGTAAAATCATTAAAAGAATTAGAAGATGATGAAACATTACTCGTGCAATCAGGTAAGCCTGTTGCTATTTTCCGTTCGCATAAAGATGCACCAAAAGTATTGATTGCAAATTCAAACCTTGTACCAAGCTGGGCAAATTGGGATCATTTCCATGAGCTAGATAAAAAAGGCTTAATGATGTATGGGCAAATGACCGCAGGAAGCTGGATTTACATTGGCTCACAAGGAATTGTACAAGGAACATACGAAAGCTTCGCTGAATTAGCTAACCAGCACTATAATGGATCATTGCAAGGAACAATTACAGTTACAGCAGGCCTAGGCGGTATGGGTGGAGCACAACCACTTGCAGTTACCATGGCTGGTGGAGTATGTATTGCGATTGAAGTAGATGAAAAGCGTATTGATCGCCGTATTGAAACACGTTATTGTGATGTGAAAACAGATTCATTAGAGGAAGCAATTCGTATAGCAGAAGAAGCGAAGAAGGAAGGAAAAGCACTTTCCATTGGTTTATTAGGAAATGCTGCAGATATTTTACCAGAGATGATTTCGATTGGTTTTATTCCTGAAGTACTAACAGACCAAACTTCAGCACATGATCCATTAAATGGATACATACCTTCAAAAATGTCATTAGAAGAAGCAGCAGCATTGCGCGAAAATGACCCAGAAGCCTATGTCAAGCTTTCAAAAGCATCGATGGCACAGCATGTTCGTGCAATGCTTGAATTACAAAAACTTGGTGCAGTAACCTTCGACTATGGAAATAACATTCGCCAAGTAGCAAAAGATGAAGGCGTAGAAAATGCGTTTGATTTTCCGGGATTTGTTCCAGCTTATATTCGTCCACAATTTTGTGAAGGAAAAGGACCATTCAGATGGGTGGCTCTATCTGGCGATCCAGAAGATATTTATAAATTAGATGAAGTGATTTTAAAAGAATTTAGTTATAACAAGCATTTATGTAATTGGATTCGTATGGCAAAAGAAAAAATTGAATTCCAAGGCTTACCATCAAGAATTTGTTGGTTTGGTTATGGAGAGAGAGCACGCTTTGGAAAAATCATTAATGATATGGTAGCTAGTGGTGAAATATCTGCACCAATCGTAATTGGCCGTGACCATTTAGATTCTGGTTCTGTAGCATCACCAAACCGTGAAACAGAAGCAATGAAAGATGGTAGTGATGCGGTAGCAGATTGGCCAATTTTAAATGCGCTAATTAATAGTGTTGGTGGAGCAAGCTGGGTCAGTGTACACCATGGTGGCGGTGTAGGTATGGGTTATTCTATTCATGCAGGAATGGTAATTGTTGCAGATGGTACGAAGGATGCGGAAGCAAGGCTTGAGCGTGTATTAACAACAGATCCAGGAATGGGTATTGTCCGTCATGTAGATGCTGGATATGAGAAAGCAAAAGAAACAGCACGTGAAAAAGGCGTTAAAATTCCAATGTTAGATGAATAA
- a CDS encoding agmatinase family protein encodes MSNYPYPLLERADMIWSKKTNQTEDIKVSDWIDTVGEEEPDWSVYDVTILGIPLSKSSISASTASENPEMMRQAWKYFGTYNLDEDLDLTQLKVIDVGNVRQHITNILETHENIKQAMIAMRKTHSHSIPLVLGGDHSITAMLVKGWKEVHSEETIGILQLDSHFDLRDTSEMGPANGTPIRQLIEAGIVKGEHVHNIGLHGFFNAKALKVYADQEKVNYMTMKQARKKGITNVIHDALNKLEAQVDTIYLTVDMDVLDIIHGPATPAAAPGGMYSEELFEAVQIAGTHPKVKAMDIVCLDPRKDIGQITVKNAVHTMLSFLVGVCQR; translated from the coding sequence ATGAGTAACTACCCCTACCCATTACTTGAGCGAGCAGATATGATTTGGTCGAAGAAAACAAATCAAACAGAGGATATTAAAGTAAGTGACTGGATTGACACGGTTGGAGAAGAAGAGCCGGATTGGTCAGTATATGATGTTACCATTTTAGGAATTCCTTTATCTAAATCGTCGATTAGCGCATCCACAGCAAGCGAAAATCCCGAAATGATGCGTCAAGCTTGGAAATATTTTGGAACTTATAATTTAGATGAGGATTTGGATTTAACACAATTGAAAGTAATTGATGTTGGAAATGTGAGACAGCATATCACAAATATTTTAGAAACACATGAAAATATTAAACAAGCAATGATTGCAATGCGAAAAACACATTCCCATTCGATTCCACTTGTTTTAGGTGGAGATCATTCCATTACAGCAATGCTTGTAAAAGGCTGGAAGGAAGTACATTCGGAAGAGACAATAGGAATATTACAGCTTGATTCACACTTTGATTTACGTGATACAAGTGAAATGGGCCCTGCAAACGGCACGCCAATACGCCAATTAATTGAAGCAGGAATAGTCAAGGGTGAGCATGTTCATAATATTGGACTTCACGGTTTCTTCAATGCAAAAGCTTTAAAAGTATATGCAGATCAAGAAAAAGTGAATTATATGACGATGAAACAAGCACGGAAAAAAGGAATCACCAATGTTATTCATGATGCTTTAAATAAATTAGAAGCACAGGTAGACACTATCTACTTAACGGTAGATATGGATGTATTAGATATTATTCATGGACCAGCTACCCCTGCAGCTGCACCAGGTGGAATGTATTCAGAAGAGTTATTTGAAGCAGTTCAAATCGCAGGAACACACCCAAAAGTAAAAGCAATGGATATCGTCTGTCTGGATCCACGTAAGGATATAGGGCAAATTACGGTAAAAAATGCAGTACATACGATGCTATCGTTTTTGGTGGGTGTTTGTCAGAGGTAG
- the hutI gene encoding imidazolonepropionase produces MASYMLISNANELITMAGHSDVPAKQEKMSEIGVIKNGSAWLEDGKIIAVGKDEEIRKQFHDKLAEAEIIDATGKIVTPGLVDPHTHLVHAGTRENEYAMRLQGKTYMEIMNAGGGIHATTRATQAATHEELYEQAKKRLDQFARHGVTTVEAKSGYGLTLEDEIKQLEVAKKLDEDHVLDIVSTFMGAHAVPLDLKEDPDQFVDRVINEMLPVVAERKLAIFNDVFCERGVFTPEQSRKILEAGKKYGLIPKIHADEIEPYEGAELAAEVGAISADHLLKASDKGIEKMAEAGVIGVLLPGTAFFLMAEYARARKMIDAGVAVALSTDANPGSSPTISSPFIMNLGCLNMGMTPEEVITATTINAAHAIGKAKEIGSLEAGKKADVTIWNVPNYLTLSYQYGMNHVDTVVKAGRKIIVGGVLQ; encoded by the coding sequence ATGGCTTCATACATGTTAATTTCAAACGCAAACGAGCTCATTACGATGGCAGGACATAGTGATGTTCCTGCAAAGCAAGAGAAAATGTCAGAAATTGGTGTCATAAAAAATGGAAGTGCTTGGCTAGAAGACGGAAAAATCATTGCGGTTGGCAAAGATGAGGAGATTCGTAAGCAATTTCATGATAAATTAGCAGAGGCTGAGATTATTGATGCAACTGGGAAAATCGTAACTCCAGGATTAGTTGATCCACATACACATCTAGTTCATGCAGGAACAAGAGAAAATGAATATGCAATGAGACTCCAAGGAAAAACATATATGGAAATTATGAATGCTGGTGGAGGTATCCACGCAACAACACGTGCGACACAAGCAGCAACACATGAAGAACTGTATGAACAAGCGAAAAAACGACTTGATCAATTTGCTCGTCATGGTGTAACAACAGTGGAAGCAAAAAGCGGTTATGGGTTAACACTAGAGGATGAAATAAAGCAATTAGAGGTTGCAAAAAAACTGGACGAGGATCATGTGCTTGATATCGTTTCTACTTTTATGGGGGCACATGCAGTTCCGCTTGATTTGAAGGAAGATCCAGATCAATTTGTTGATCGAGTGATTAATGAAATGTTACCAGTTGTTGCGGAAAGAAAACTAGCTATCTTTAATGATGTTTTCTGTGAAAGAGGAGTATTTACCCCGGAACAATCTCGAAAAATTCTAGAGGCTGGTAAGAAATATGGGTTAATTCCAAAGATCCATGCAGATGAAATTGAGCCTTATGAAGGTGCAGAGCTAGCTGCAGAGGTTGGGGCAATTTCAGCAGATCATTTACTAAAAGCATCAGACAAAGGGATCGAGAAAATGGCAGAGGCAGGAGTCATTGGAGTTCTACTTCCTGGTACAGCATTTTTCTTAATGGCCGAATATGCACGTGCACGAAAAATGATTGACGCAGGAGTGGCTGTTGCTTTGTCAACAGATGCAAACCCAGGTTCATCACCTACTATTTCATCACCATTTATTATGAACTTAGGTTGTCTAAACATGGGAATGACACCAGAAGAAGTTATTACTGCAACAACAATTAATGCAGCGCATGCGATTGGAAAAGCAAAAGAAATTGGTAGCTTAGAAGCTGGTAAAAAAGCTGATGTTACGATTTGGAATGTACCAAATTACTTAACACTTTCTTATCAATATGGAATGAACCATGTAGATACAGTTGTAAAAGCAGGTAGGAAAATTATTGTAGGGGGAGTATTACAATGA
- a CDS encoding ABC transporter substrate-binding protein → MKKSLLILILLFIISLIVGCNAETTSENNNDQKETNDGVQNEDDESEDENDAGGVLKIGWNSLPSALDPHITTDSGPRNIGPNIFETLVTVNANNEIEPMLAESYEISDDGKIITFLLREGVQFHNGEEMKAEDVVASMQRWQEFSSAAKSELGESTWEAADEYTVILNVENPSYVLVESLAVLTQFPAIMPKEIIEAADETGVKEYVGTGPFKFEELKQDQYIKLVKFDNYTPLSNTSGGLAGKKEALVDELYFYHVPDTATRVSGLISGEYDVIPEVELDAVPQLESSNEVNLMHATIGIETINFNKQKGLFTDVRARDAVNLAIDKEAIMTSILTNSDYFELDPSLVTKVNTTWYSDAGMDEYEKYDPDEAKKLLEEVGYDGEEIRIIVTKESMFQYQGAIPLQEQLQNIGMNVKLDIMDYPTWLDNRKDPDKWELVIHSWSPQPTPLQYLFLDSKADYPGWTNSAEIDEHLKNIRASQTQESAKEEYEKLQTTFWKEKPVIVVGHYSQLDALSNKVEGYEMFMNVPIFWNTSIED, encoded by the coding sequence ATGAAAAAGAGTCTGCTCATTTTAATATTACTATTTATCATTTCGTTAATTGTTGGATGTAATGCTGAAACGACATCAGAAAATAATAATGATCAAAAAGAAACAAATGATGGAGTCCAAAATGAAGACGATGAATCTGAAGATGAAAATGATGCTGGAGGTGTTTTAAAAATAGGATGGAATTCCTTGCCTTCAGCGCTAGACCCTCACATTACTACAGATTCAGGTCCGAGAAATATAGGCCCTAATATTTTTGAAACACTAGTAACTGTAAATGCGAATAATGAGATAGAGCCTATGTTAGCAGAATCATATGAAATAAGTGATGACGGTAAGATTATCACTTTTCTGCTAAGGGAGGGTGTTCAATTTCATAATGGAGAAGAAATGAAAGCAGAAGATGTCGTAGCATCAATGCAAAGATGGCAAGAATTTTCTTCAGCAGCTAAATCTGAATTAGGAGAATCTACGTGGGAAGCAGCAGATGAATATACAGTTATCTTAAATGTTGAAAATCCATCTTATGTTTTAGTAGAGTCATTAGCAGTTTTAACACAGTTTCCAGCTATAATGCCTAAAGAAATAATTGAAGCAGCAGACGAAACTGGGGTTAAAGAATATGTTGGTACAGGTCCTTTTAAATTTGAAGAATTAAAACAAGATCAATATATTAAATTAGTGAAATTTGATAACTATACTCCACTATCTAATACTTCTGGAGGATTAGCAGGGAAAAAAGAGGCCCTAGTCGATGAATTATATTTCTATCATGTTCCAGACACTGCTACAAGAGTAAGCGGATTAATTAGTGGTGAATATGATGTAATACCAGAAGTAGAGTTAGATGCTGTACCACAATTAGAGAGCAGCAATGAAGTAAATTTAATGCATGCGACAATTGGAATTGAAACGATTAATTTCAATAAGCAGAAAGGATTGTTCACAGATGTCAGAGCGAGAGACGCTGTTAATTTAGCTATTGATAAAGAAGCTATCATGACATCTATTTTAACAAATTCCGATTACTTCGAATTGGATCCGAGCTTGGTTACAAAAGTCAACACAACATGGTATTCAGATGCAGGTATGGATGAATACGAAAAATATGATCCTGATGAAGCTAAAAAGCTTTTAGAAGAGGTTGGATATGATGGAGAAGAGATAAGGATTATTGTAACGAAGGAATCTATGTTCCAATATCAAGGAGCAATCCCTCTTCAAGAACAATTACAAAATATTGGTATGAATGTGAAATTAGATATTATGGATTATCCAACATGGCTTGATAATAGAAAAGATCCTGATAAATGGGAATTGGTCATTCATAGTTGGTCCCCGCAACCAACACCATTACAATATTTATTTCTAGATTCTAAAGCTGATTATCCTGGTTGGACAAATAGTGCAGAGATAGATGAACATTTAAAGAATATTAGAGCTTCACAAACGCAAGAGAGTGCTAAAGAAGAATATGAGAAATTACAAACAACTTTTTGGAAAGAGAAACCCGTTATTGTAGTTGGACATTATAGTCAGCTTGATGCTTTATCTAATAAAGTAGAGGGCTATGAGATGTTCATGAATGTCCCTATTTTTTGGAATACATCTATAGAAGATTAA
- a CDS encoding sulfate adenylyltransferase gives MSQTIEPQTFEKYPQRPHGGKLVNGVLTGAEREAALEKAKDLPMIMIDLEAVITIEMITTGVLSPNEGFMDEEDYKSVLTKGRLKNGVVWPVPLSFAPIGERNKDVIASISVGDEVVLANEKKEPIAILEISDKFEYDKEFRAEHLFGTTDRNHPGVDSIFRRMGDVAIAGPLKLLNRADWGPFEKLRLEPKDTWNQFYEEKKFKSVGGFITGANPLHRGHEYIHRNALEELDGLLIQPLVEMAKREYTRHEFRMLSYRSVLDTYYPKERAILSPLRVTYIFAGPREAVLHALIMKNYGCTHALIGRDHAGIGDYYDKYASHSIFDEYSAEELGIEIRLFHEVFYCTRCNSLATEQTCPHDERYRINISGTGIRELLRHGILPPKEIVRPESARIAMQGVQPKGVDVDNEAISPVGKTIKSIFPYYLSATRLGGAKRTEALKHEELTIQDLHRAVLDARENADRIYREVYEEFSNVTDINRDIQPEWKAEARELIRKQQEMVISDLEEKVSQAPESASDEFMYQDKEESERELEVAKRILEDIPSPLRSDDLKYRVWNTLPYKRYRGSDE, from the coding sequence ATGAGTCAGACAATTGAACCACAAACTTTTGAAAAGTATCCGCAACGACCTCACGGTGGTAAGTTGGTGAATGGTGTATTAACAGGAGCAGAGAGAGAAGCGGCTCTTGAAAAGGCAAAAGACTTGCCGATGATCATGATTGACCTCGAAGCAGTTATTACTATTGAAATGATTACAACAGGAGTTCTATCTCCAAATGAAGGATTTATGGATGAAGAAGATTATAAATCAGTACTTACAAAAGGTCGTTTGAAAAATGGTGTAGTGTGGCCAGTTCCGCTAAGCTTCGCACCAATTGGAGAGCGTAATAAAGATGTAATTGCCTCTATTTCCGTTGGAGATGAGGTTGTTTTAGCAAATGAGAAGAAAGAACCTATCGCAATTTTAGAAATCAGTGATAAGTTTGAATATGATAAAGAGTTTCGTGCAGAACATTTATTTGGTACAACAGATCGAAATCACCCAGGTGTAGATTCGATTTTCCGTCGAATGGGTGATGTTGCTATCGCAGGCCCATTAAAGCTGTTAAACCGCGCAGACTGGGGACCATTTGAAAAATTACGTTTAGAGCCAAAGGATACGTGGAATCAGTTTTATGAAGAGAAGAAATTTAAATCTGTTGGTGGTTTTATTACAGGAGCAAATCCACTTCATCGTGGACATGAATATATCCATCGTAATGCGCTTGAGGAATTAGATGGTCTTCTTATTCAACCATTAGTAGAAATGGCAAAAAGAGAATATACAAGACATGAATTCCGTATGCTTTCTTATCGTAGTGTACTAGATACATATTATCCGAAAGAAAGAGCGATTCTTTCGCCACTACGAGTAACCTATATTTTTGCTGGTCCACGTGAAGCAGTATTGCATGCTTTAATCATGAAAAACTATGGTTGTACACATGCATTAATTGGACGAGACCATGCAGGTATTGGTGATTATTATGATAAATATGCAAGTCATTCTATTTTTGATGAATACTCTGCAGAGGAGCTAGGAATAGAGATTCGTCTATTCCATGAAGTGTTCTATTGTACAAGATGTAATAGTCTTGCTACAGAGCAAACTTGCCCACATGATGAACGTTATCGTATTAATATATCTGGAACTGGTATTCGTGAGCTATTACGTCACGGAATTCTACCACCAAAAGAAATCGTTCGTCCAGAATCTGCAAGAATTGCGATGCAAGGAGTTCAACCTAAGGGTGTTGATGTAGATAATGAAGCGATTTCACCAGTTGGAAAAACAATTAAGAGTATTTTCCCTTATTATCTGTCAGCAACAAGACTTGGTGGAGCAAAGCGTACAGAAGCATTAAAACACGAAGAATTGACTATTCAGGATTTACATCGCGCTGTGCTTGACGCACGTGAAAATGCTGATCGCATATATCGTGAGGTTTATGAAGAATTCAGCAATGTAACAGATATCAACCGTGATATTCAGCCTGAATGGAAAGCGGAAGCGCGCGAATTAATTCGTAAGCAACAAGAAATGGTTATTTCAGATCTTGAAGAGAAGGTTAGTCAAGCTCCTGAATCTGCTTCTGATGAATTTATGTATCAAGATAAAGAAGAGTCTGAACGCGAGCTTGAAGTTGCGAAACGTATTTTAGAGGACATTCCGTCTCCATTACGCTCAGATGATTTGAAATATCGTGTGTGGAATACATTGCCATATAAACGTTATCGTGGAAGCGATGAATAA
- the cbpA gene encoding cyclic di-AMP binding protein CbpA, with amino-acid sequence MLVKNDYVSKSKVVYVKENDNLQDVKKTFSVSGYRCIPVLDEAGEKYIGNLYKVNLLRYESDNSLDAPLNKVLISDREIDNAVKEDDPFFKVFSTIRQLPYLAVVDDKGHFQGILTNGNVIQVLENAWGVHNGSYSLTVGTVEYQGVLQHMLQIINEYCSVQSVITLNNDTQFVRRICIVLPEGVDEKTKDKIIADLEENKFTVTDVEKLN; translated from the coding sequence ATGCTCGTAAAAAATGATTATGTAAGTAAAAGCAAGGTTGTTTATGTAAAAGAAAATGATAATTTACAGGATGTGAAGAAAACATTTTCAGTTTCAGGGTATCGTTGTATACCTGTTTTAGATGAAGCAGGGGAAAAATATATCGGTAACCTATACAAAGTTAATTTACTAAGATATGAAAGCGATAATTCATTAGATGCACCTCTAAATAAAGTACTTATTTCTGACCGAGAAATTGATAACGCCGTAAAGGAAGATGACCCGTTTTTCAAAGTGTTTTCTACAATACGCCAACTACCTTATCTCGCAGTAGTAGATGATAAAGGGCATTTTCAAGGAATTCTAACAAATGGAAATGTAATTCAAGTATTAGAAAATGCTTGGGGTGTTCATAATGGTAGCTATTCATTAACGGTAGGTACAGTAGAATATCAAGGTGTCTTACAACATATGCTACAAATTATTAATGAATATTGTAGTGTTCAAAGTGTTATTACATTGAATAATGATACACAATTTGTTAGAAGAATCTGTATTGTTTTACCTGAAGGCGTGGATGAAAAAACAAAAGATAAAATTATTGCTGATCTTGAAGAAAATAAGTTCACCGTTACAGATGTTGAAAAATTAAACTAA